In Pseudoduganella albidiflava, a single window of DNA contains:
- a CDS encoding PEP-CTERM sorting domain-containing protein, protein MLGPMRSLFVSLSLLFAAAGASAAPVMTFTAVYATTGIDDTSASVYSNASFRETGERFNVVHTLRDEVVVENGLQTTSHYRDVTYDVAGHWRDAAHVDLDVTAIGEHTAQFWIIGTLLPAQVPRLIDGAPGFEASVYLSGDHVSTEVPEYPGLLQPPPPPVFADMSSGTPAALPVWANYDPSGSFDSGATHAFTGLPGHFRFEYEYLLYANAGLQTGSIDFALFGPGYDHQVLNQGYTELLGVEVIAVPEPAIWMLLLAGAGVLTLSRHSRSQIFRNDELKNT, encoded by the coding sequence ATGCTTGGACCGATGCGCTCATTGTTCGTGTCACTATCCCTGCTGTTCGCCGCCGCGGGCGCATCCGCAGCCCCGGTGATGACATTTACCGCGGTTTACGCCACCACCGGCATCGACGACACCAGCGCCTCGGTCTACAGCAACGCCAGCTTCCGGGAAACCGGCGAGCGTTTCAATGTCGTCCATACACTGCGCGACGAGGTTGTCGTCGAAAACGGCCTGCAGACCACTTCCCACTACCGTGACGTGACCTATGATGTGGCGGGTCACTGGCGCGATGCGGCGCATGTCGATCTCGACGTGACGGCCATCGGCGAGCATACCGCGCAATTCTGGATCATCGGCACGCTGCTTCCCGCGCAGGTGCCGCGCCTGATCGATGGCGCGCCCGGATTCGAGGCCAGCGTGTACCTGAGCGGCGACCATGTCTCCACCGAGGTACCGGAATACCCCGGCCTGCTGCAGCCGCCGCCCCCGCCCGTCTTTGCGGACATGTCGTCCGGCACGCCCGCCGCGCTGCCGGTCTGGGCGAACTACGATCCCTCGGGATCGTTCGACAGCGGCGCAACGCATGCCTTCACAGGCTTGCCCGGCCACTTCCGTTTCGAGTACGAGTACCTGCTGTATGCGAATGCCGGGCTGCAGACCGGCAGCATCGACTTCGCCCTGTTCGGCCCGGGCTATGACCACCAGGTTCTCAACCAGGGTTATACGGAACTGCTGGGCGTCGAGGTGATCGCCGTGCCCGAACCGGCCATCTGGATGCTGCTGCTGGCCGGCGCCGGGGTACTGACACTGTCGCGCCATTCGCGCTCGCAGATTTTCCGGAACGACGAGCTCAAAAACACATGA
- a CDS encoding DUF3025 domain-containing protein: MLPAVDWSRPWYDAVRAAAGAVDPRDVIGTFSARAAALELVNHAGLPIRFVPQAALPEGTAYEEHIGATGCVPTRDNLHDFFNGLVWLSFPLIKRELNALQAAQIARDGIRGERGPARDAATLFDENAALLVVPDTAPGHALADALRNHRWREAFVARAGAFGSEAQVWLFGHALMEKLVAPYKAITAHTLVVAAPASWFALPRNAQQAWLDAHLAERLRTTGLRKADFTPLPVLGIPGWWGGQDDAFYDDTTVFRAKRNAPTLEKP, from the coding sequence GTGCTGCCCGCGGTCGACTGGTCCCGGCCCTGGTATGACGCGGTGCGCGCGGCCGCCGGGGCGGTCGATCCGCGCGACGTCATCGGGACCTTCAGCGCGCGCGCCGCTGCGCTGGAGCTGGTCAACCACGCCGGCCTGCCGATCCGCTTCGTGCCGCAGGCCGCGCTGCCCGAAGGGACGGCGTATGAAGAACATATCGGCGCCACCGGCTGCGTGCCCACGCGCGACAATCTGCACGATTTCTTCAACGGCCTGGTGTGGCTGAGTTTCCCGCTCATCAAGCGCGAGCTCAATGCCTTGCAGGCGGCACAGATCGCGCGCGACGGCATCCGCGGCGAGCGCGGCCCGGCACGCGACGCGGCCACGCTGTTCGACGAGAATGCGGCCCTGCTCGTCGTGCCGGATACCGCACCAGGCCACGCGCTGGCCGACGCGCTGCGCAACCACCGCTGGCGCGAAGCCTTCGTCGCGCGCGCCGGCGCGTTCGGCAGCGAGGCGCAGGTCTGGCTGTTCGGCCATGCGCTGATGGAAAAGCTGGTGGCACCCTACAAGGCGATCACCGCGCATACACTGGTGGTGGCCGCGCCAGCCAGCTGGTTCGCCTTGCCGCGCAATGCACAGCAGGCATGGCTCGACGCGCACCTGGCGGAGCGCCTGCGCACGACCGGCTTGCGCAAGGCCGATTTCACGCCGCTGCCGGTACTGGGCATTCCGGGCTGGTGGGGCGGGCAGGACGATGCATTCTATGATGACACCACCGTGTTCCGCGCCAAGCGGAACGCACCCACCCTGGAGAAACCATGA
- the pyrC gene encoding dihydroorotase encodes MSTTFAPPSSLTIIRPDDWHLHLRDGATMASVLPHSARQFGRAIVMPNLKPPVTTVAQAAAYRDRILAALPAELSFEPLMTLYLTNNTSPDEIRRAAESDFVHAVKLYPAGATTNSDAGVTDLANCYKVLEVMQETGLPFLVHGEVTDGDIDLFDREAVFIERVMRPLRKSFPALNVVFEHITTKDAAQYVAEAEGPIAATITAHHLLYNRNEIFKGGIRPHYYCLPVLKREEHRLALVTAATSGDERFFLGTDSAPHAQGAKEAACGCAGCYTALHAMELYTEAFERAGALDKLEAFASLNGPAFYGLPPNEGTITLNREEWTLPQSLPFGEQEVVPLNAGETINWRMA; translated from the coding sequence ATGTCCACCACCTTCGCCCCCCCATCTTCCCTGACCATCATCCGCCCGGACGACTGGCACCTTCACCTGCGCGACGGCGCCACCATGGCCAGCGTGCTGCCGCACAGCGCGCGCCAGTTCGGCCGCGCCATCGTGATGCCGAACCTGAAGCCGCCCGTCACCACCGTTGCCCAGGCAGCCGCCTACCGCGACCGCATCCTGGCGGCGCTGCCGGCCGAGCTGTCGTTCGAGCCGCTGATGACGCTGTACCTCACCAACAACACGTCGCCGGATGAGATCCGCCGCGCCGCGGAGTCCGATTTCGTGCATGCGGTGAAACTGTACCCGGCCGGTGCCACCACCAATTCCGATGCCGGCGTCACGGACCTGGCCAACTGCTACAAGGTGCTGGAAGTGATGCAGGAAACCGGCCTGCCATTCCTCGTGCATGGCGAAGTGACGGATGGCGACATCGACCTGTTCGACCGCGAAGCCGTGTTCATCGAGCGCGTCATGCGCCCGCTGCGCAAGAGCTTCCCGGCGCTGAACGTGGTGTTCGAGCACATCACCACCAAGGATGCCGCGCAATACGTGGCCGAGGCCGAAGGTCCGATCGCCGCCACGATCACCGCGCACCACCTGCTGTACAACCGCAACGAGATCTTCAAGGGCGGCATCCGGCCCCATTACTATTGCCTGCCCGTGCTCAAGCGCGAAGAGCACCGCCTGGCGCTCGTCACGGCCGCCACCAGCGGCGACGAACGCTTCTTCCTCGGCACCGACTCGGCACCGCACGCGCAGGGCGCCAAGGAAGCGGCCTGCGGCTGCGCCGGCTGCTATACCGCGCTGCACGCGATGGAGCTGTACACCGAGGCCTTCGAACGCGCCGGCGCGCTGGACAAGCTGGAAGCCTTCGCCAGCCTGAACGGCCCGGCCTTCTATGGCCTGCCGCCGAACGAGGGCACGATCACGCTGAACCGCGAAGAATGGACGCTGCCGCAGTCGCTGCCGTTCGGCGAACAGGAAGTGGTGCCGCTGAACGCCGGCGAAACCATCAACTGGCGGATGGCGTAA
- a CDS encoding amino acid ABC transporter permease: MEFDFDVIRRSWADVLLTGMTFTLRLTVLAMAGGVVLGTLLALARLSGFRPLALLAAGYVNLIRAVPLVLVIFWFYFLVPYLAAWVIGADEPVRVGAFWSALITFTLFQAAYYCEIMRGGIGAISRGQVHAAQALGMRYWQCMGYVVLPQALRNMLPVLLTQTIVLFQDVSLVYVLSVPDFVGAAARVAQRDGRLVEMYSFVAVVYFVMCCALSALVRRLQRARR; encoded by the coding sequence ATGGAGTTCGACTTCGACGTGATCCGGCGGTCCTGGGCGGACGTGCTGCTGACCGGCATGACCTTCACCCTGCGGCTGACGGTATTGGCCATGGCCGGCGGCGTGGTGCTCGGCACGCTGCTGGCGCTGGCCCGGCTGTCCGGCTTTCGCCCCCTGGCGCTGCTGGCCGCCGGCTACGTCAACCTGATCCGCGCGGTGCCGCTGGTGCTGGTGATCTTCTGGTTTTATTTTCTCGTGCCGTACCTGGCCGCCTGGGTGATCGGTGCCGACGAACCCGTGCGCGTGGGCGCGTTCTGGTCCGCGCTGATCACGTTCACCCTGTTCCAGGCAGCCTACTACTGCGAGATCATGCGCGGCGGCATCGGTGCCATCTCGCGCGGCCAGGTCCATGCCGCGCAGGCGCTGGGCATGCGCTACTGGCAGTGCATGGGCTACGTGGTGCTGCCGCAGGCCCTGCGCAACATGCTGCCGGTGCTGCTGACGCAGACCATCGTGCTGTTCCAGGACGTGTCGCTGGTGTACGTGCTGTCGGTGCCCGATTTCGTCGGCGCCGCGGCCCGCGTCGCCCAGCGCGACGGGCGGCTGGTGGAAATGTACAGCTTCGTCGCGGTGGTCTACTTCGTGATGTGCTGTGCCTTGTCGGCCCTGGTGCGGCGCTTGCAGCGTGCAAGAAGGTAA
- a CDS encoding MFS transporter, with translation MSTSQRSLDLRTILLATGVVLTLAMGVRHGFGFWMQPISQDNGWSRETYSLAMALQNLLWGAFGPFAGMVADRWGTMRVVLAGAFAYMAGLVWMATVSDPFLFIAGSGVLIGLGLACTAFGAVSGIIGRAAPPEKRSWAFGISGAASSFGQFLLMPIEQTLISQAGWQNALYLLAAIVVFLMVPMAFRLREPVAPAATGHRQGIREALGEALGNRSFLLLVAGYFVCGFQLVFIGVHMPAYLRDKGVADPKVAVVALALIGLFNIFGSYWAGKLGGRLPKRYLLSFIYFARAAVITLFVALPLSPLSVYLFAAAMGVLWLSTVPLTNGIIAGVFGLSHMSMLAGVVFFSHQVGSFLGVWLGGYLFDLQGSYDVVWTISIGLGVLAGLANLPIDERALVRPQLKVA, from the coding sequence ATGTCCACCAGCCAGCGCTCCCTCGACCTTAGAACGATCCTGCTTGCCACCGGCGTCGTGCTGACGCTGGCCATGGGCGTGCGCCATGGTTTCGGCTTCTGGATGCAACCCATCTCGCAAGACAATGGCTGGAGCCGTGAAACCTATTCGCTGGCGATGGCCCTGCAGAACCTGCTGTGGGGAGCGTTCGGACCGTTCGCCGGCATGGTGGCCGACCGCTGGGGCACCATGCGGGTCGTGCTGGCCGGCGCGTTCGCGTACATGGCCGGCCTGGTCTGGATGGCCACGGTGTCCGATCCTTTCCTGTTCATCGCCGGCTCCGGCGTGCTGATCGGGCTGGGCCTGGCCTGCACCGCGTTCGGCGCCGTCAGCGGCATCATCGGCCGTGCTGCACCGCCAGAAAAACGCTCGTGGGCATTCGGCATTTCCGGGGCCGCCAGCTCGTTTGGCCAGTTCCTGCTGATGCCCATCGAGCAGACCCTGATATCGCAGGCCGGCTGGCAAAACGCGCTGTACCTGCTGGCCGCCATCGTGGTGTTCCTGATGGTGCCCATGGCATTCCGGCTGCGTGAACCGGTGGCGCCGGCGGCTACCGGCCATCGGCAAGGGATTCGCGAAGCGCTGGGCGAAGCCCTGGGCAACCGCTCGTTCCTGCTGCTGGTGGCCGGTTATTTCGTGTGCGGCTTCCAGCTCGTGTTCATCGGCGTGCACATGCCGGCGTACCTGAGGGACAAGGGCGTGGCCGATCCCAAGGTAGCCGTGGTGGCGCTGGCGCTGATCGGCCTGTTCAACATCTTCGGTTCCTACTGGGCGGGCAAGCTGGGTGGCCGGCTGCCGAAGCGCTACCTGCTGTCGTTCATCTACTTCGCCCGTGCCGCGGTGATCACGCTGTTCGTCGCGCTGCCGCTGTCACCGCTGTCCGTGTACCTGTTCGCGGCGGCAATGGGCGTGCTGTGGCTGTCCACGGTGCCGCTGACGAACGGCATCATCGCCGGCGTGTTCGGCCTGTCCCACATGTCGATGCTGGCCGGCGTGGTCTTCTTCTCGCACCAGGTCGGCAGTTTCCTCGGCGTCTGGCTGGGCGGCTACCTGTTCGACCTGCAAGGCAGTTACGACGTGGTGTGGACCATTTCGATCGGCCTGGGCGTGCTGGCCGGCCTGGCCAACCTGCCGATCGACGAGCGGGCGCTGGTTCGACCGCAACTGAAGGTTGCCTGA
- a CDS encoding type II secretion system protein M, protein MRNPRRRRLLAWCLVALVLAACFAAYLQPAFMFDMATRIVMCF, encoded by the coding sequence ATGAGGAATCCGCGTAGGCGCCGGCTGCTCGCGTGGTGCCTGGTCGCCCTGGTGCTGGCGGCGTGCTTTGCCGCCTACCTGCAACCGGCGTTCATGTTCGACATGGCGACGCGCATCGTCATGTGTTTTTGA
- the queA gene encoding tRNA preQ1(34) S-adenosylmethionine ribosyltransferase-isomerase QueA, which yields MYSLSDFDFNLPPERIAQFPLPDRSASRLLHVDETRLHDRRFTDILDLLQPGDLLVMNDTRVLKARFFGVKDSGGKVEVLVERVLDTRTVLAQVRASKSPGPGVRIRLADAFDVTVGERAGEFFTLKFEADVFDLIEQYGRLPLPPYIEHAPGEVDETRYQTVFNKVPGAVAAPTAGLHFDEALLQKLRDKGVNFAYVTLHVGAGTFQPVRTENLAEHKMHTEWYTMPQATVDAVKAARAAGRDVIAVGTTSLRALESASQSGTIEAGSADTALFITPGYRFKSVTRLITNFHLPKSTLLMLVSAFAGFDEIRAAYAHAIASEYRFFSYGDAMLLTTPNRA from the coding sequence ATGTATTCGCTTTCCGACTTCGATTTTAACTTGCCCCCCGAGCGCATTGCTCAGTTTCCGCTGCCGGACCGCAGCGCTTCCCGCCTGCTGCACGTGGATGAGACCCGCCTGCACGACCGCAGGTTCACCGACATCCTCGACCTGCTGCAGCCCGGCGACCTGCTGGTGATGAACGATACGCGCGTGCTGAAGGCGCGCTTCTTCGGCGTCAAGGACAGCGGCGGCAAGGTCGAGGTGCTGGTCGAGCGCGTGCTCGATACGCGCACCGTGCTGGCCCAGGTCCGCGCGTCGAAGTCGCCCGGCCCCGGCGTGAGGATCCGCCTGGCCGACGCGTTCGACGTGACGGTCGGCGAGCGTGCCGGCGAATTCTTCACGCTCAAGTTCGAGGCCGACGTGTTCGACCTGATCGAGCAATACGGCCGCCTGCCGCTGCCGCCCTACATCGAGCATGCGCCCGGCGAGGTGGATGAAACGCGCTACCAGACGGTGTTCAACAAGGTGCCGGGCGCCGTCGCGGCACCCACGGCCGGGCTGCACTTCGATGAGGCGCTGCTGCAGAAGCTGCGCGACAAGGGCGTCAACTTCGCCTATGTCACGCTGCACGTGGGCGCCGGCACGTTCCAGCCGGTGCGCACCGAGAACCTGGCCGAGCACAAGATGCACACCGAGTGGTACACCATGCCGCAGGCCACCGTGGATGCGGTGAAGGCCGCGCGCGCCGCGGGCCGCGACGTGATCGCCGTCGGCACCACCAGCCTGCGCGCGCTGGAATCGGCGTCGCAGTCGGGCACGATCGAGGCGGGCAGCGCCGACACGGCGCTGTTCATCACGCCGGGCTACCGCTTCAAGTCCGTCACGCGCCTGATCACCAACTTCCACCTGCCGAAGTCCACGCTGCTGATGCTGGTCTCGGCGTTCGCCGGTTTCGACGAGATCCGCGCCGCCTATGCGCACGCGATCGCCAGCGAATACCGCTTCTTCAGCTATGGCGACGCCATGCTGCTGACGACGCCCAACCGGGCCTGA
- the recG gene encoding ATP-dependent DNA helicase RecG, with translation MAETKQSKPPVKKAAASRAATAESKLAKLGLRTDMDLVLHLPMRYEDETEVIDIRTACLRGGQTSQVEGIVTKNEITYKPRKQMIVHIADDTGELMLRFMNFYGSQSRQLAEGTRVRARGELKHGFFGAEMVHPTYKVVNAGAPLPTSLTPVYPSGEGLSQYVLRRAIADAMGRVDWTDTLPPRLLDRLQLQAFEPAVKLLHHPPSQVDEYALAERSHPAWIRMKFDELLAQQLSLKRAQDARRQKGAAPLEAVGALTAAFQKALPFRLTGAQARVLEEIRADLRQPYPMQRLLQGDVGSGKTVVAALAATQAIDSGFQAALMAPTEILAEQHFRKIAAWMEPLGVKVAWLTGSLKKKDKAAASALAESGEARLVIGTHALIQETVQFARLGLVIVDEQHRFGVGQRLTLRNKGADGLVPHQLMMSATPIPRTLAMTYYADLEVSVIDELPPGRTPIVTRVIDQNRRDEVIARVHAAALDGRQVYWVCPLIEESEALQLQTATETYETLAAALPDLQVGLVHGRMKPAEKQEVMDAFSAGRVHVLVATTVIEVGVDVPNASLMVIEHAERFGLSQLHQLRGRVGRGSAASVCLLLYQSPLGPVAKQRLATMRETTDGFEIARRDLEIRGPGEFLGARQSGQAMLRFADLETDGWLVDQARDVAHALLHDPAGQPVVEAHLERWLGGREEFLKV, from the coding sequence ATGGCCGAAACGAAGCAAAGCAAGCCCCCCGTCAAGAAAGCCGCCGCATCCCGGGCTGCCACCGCCGAAAGCAAGCTGGCCAAGCTCGGCCTGCGTACCGACATGGACCTGGTGCTGCACCTGCCCATGCGCTACGAGGACGAGACCGAGGTGATCGACATCCGCACGGCCTGCCTGCGCGGAGGCCAGACGTCGCAGGTCGAGGGCATCGTCACGAAGAACGAGATCACGTACAAGCCGCGCAAGCAGATGATCGTCCACATCGCCGACGACACGGGCGAACTGATGCTGCGCTTCATGAATTTCTATGGCAGCCAGTCCAGGCAGCTGGCGGAAGGCACCCGGGTGCGTGCCCGCGGCGAGCTGAAACACGGCTTCTTCGGCGCCGAGATGGTGCACCCCACGTACAAGGTGGTCAACGCGGGAGCGCCGCTGCCGACTTCCCTCACCCCTGTCTATCCATCCGGCGAAGGCCTGTCGCAGTACGTGCTGCGCCGCGCGATCGCCGACGCGATGGGGCGCGTGGACTGGACCGACACGCTGCCGCCGCGGCTGCTGGACAGGCTGCAGCTGCAAGCCTTCGAGCCGGCGGTGAAGCTGCTGCACCACCCGCCCTCGCAGGTGGACGAGTACGCGCTGGCGGAGCGCTCGCATCCGGCCTGGATCCGCATGAAGTTCGACGAACTGCTGGCCCAGCAGCTGTCGCTGAAGCGCGCACAGGACGCGCGCCGCCAGAAGGGCGCGGCGCCGCTCGAGGCGGTGGGCGCGCTGACCGCGGCATTCCAGAAGGCGCTGCCGTTCCGGCTGACGGGCGCGCAGGCGCGCGTGCTGGAGGAAATCCGCGCCGACCTGCGCCAGCCCTACCCGATGCAGCGCCTGCTGCAGGGCGACGTGGGCAGCGGCAAGACCGTCGTCGCGGCGCTGGCCGCCACGCAGGCCATCGACAGCGGCTTCCAGGCCGCGCTGATGGCGCCCACCGAGATCCTGGCCGAGCAGCACTTCCGCAAGATCGCCGCGTGGATGGAACCGCTGGGCGTGAAGGTGGCGTGGCTGACCGGCAGCCTGAAGAAAAAAGACAAGGCGGCGGCTTCGGCACTGGCCGAGTCGGGCGAGGCGCGGCTGGTGATCGGCACGCACGCGCTGATCCAGGAAACGGTGCAATTCGCCCGGCTGGGCCTCGTCATCGTCGACGAGCAGCACCGCTTCGGCGTGGGCCAGCGCCTCACGCTGCGCAACAAGGGCGCCGACGGGCTGGTGCCGCACCAGCTGATGATGTCCGCCACGCCGATCCCGCGCACGCTGGCGATGACGTACTACGCCGACCTGGAGGTTTCCGTGATCGACGAGCTGCCGCCGGGCCGCACGCCGATCGTCACGCGCGTGATCGACCAGAACCGGCGCGACGAGGTGATCGCGCGGGTGCACGCGGCCGCGCTCGATGGCCGCCAGGTGTACTGGGTGTGCCCGCTCATCGAGGAATCGGAAGCGCTGCAATTGCAGACCGCGACGGAAACCTATGAAACGCTGGCCGCGGCGCTGCCGGACCTGCAGGTAGGCCTGGTGCATGGCCGCATGAAGCCGGCCGAGAAGCAGGAAGTGATGGATGCCTTCAGCGCCGGCCGCGTGCACGTGCTGGTGGCCACCACGGTGATCGAAGTGGGCGTGGACGTGCCGAATGCGTCGCTGATGGTGATCGAGCATGCGGAGCGCTTCGGCCTGTCGCAGCTGCACCAGCTGCGCGGGCGCGTGGGCCGCGGCTCGGCGGCCAGCGTGTGCCTGCTGCTGTACCAAAGTCCGCTGGGCCCCGTGGCCAAGCAGCGGCTGGCGACGATGCGGGAAACCACCGACGGCTTCGAGATCGCCCGGCGCGACCTGGAAATCCGCGGCCCCGGCGAATTCCTCGGCGCGCGCCAGTCCGGCCAGGCGATGCTGCGCTTCGCCGACCTGGAAACGGATGGCTGGCTGGTCGACCAGGCGCGCGACGTGGCGCACGCGCTGCTGCACGATCCGGCCGGGCAGCCGGTGGTGGAAGCGCACCTGGAACGGTGGCTGGGCGGGCGGGAAGAGTTCCTGAAGGTGTAG
- a CDS encoding Gfo/Idh/MocA family protein, with protein sequence MTVRTIRWGILGTGRIAKDFAAALKDTPDAVLAAVASRSVDSATSFATEHGSHELTKSHGSYQALADDPDVDAIYIATPHPMHRENALMCLNGGKHVLVEKAFTVNRREAEDIVALAREKKLFAMEAMWTRFQPAVLEAKRIVDSGEIGTVATAQGDLGFYSDAGPEHRLFNPALGGGSLLDLGIYPLSIAAYFLGPVKAVQAVGQVGPTGVDLQCTFALQHENGSLAAGTASLAARTPAEFTVCGSQGFVRLHGRFHNTEELTVELHDGSRRTQRLPRIGNGYAHEIIEVNRCLRAGLTESPVMPLDETLALMGVLDEMRRQIGVVYDADR encoded by the coding sequence ATGACTGTACGAACCATCCGCTGGGGCATCCTCGGCACCGGCAGGATTGCCAAGGACTTTGCCGCCGCGCTGAAGGATACGCCCGATGCCGTGCTCGCGGCCGTTGCGTCGAGAAGTGTTGATAGCGCTACCAGTTTCGCCACCGAACATGGCTCGCATGAATTGACGAAGAGCCACGGCAGTTACCAGGCGCTGGCGGACGATCCGGATGTCGATGCGATCTACATCGCCACGCCCCATCCGATGCACCGCGAGAACGCGCTGATGTGCCTGAACGGCGGCAAGCACGTCCTGGTCGAAAAGGCCTTCACCGTCAACCGCCGCGAAGCGGAAGACATCGTGGCATTGGCGCGCGAGAAAAAGCTGTTCGCCATGGAAGCGATGTGGACCCGGTTCCAGCCCGCGGTGCTGGAAGCGAAGCGCATCGTGGACAGTGGCGAAATCGGCACCGTGGCCACCGCGCAGGGCGACCTGGGCTTCTACTCGGACGCCGGGCCCGAGCACCGGCTGTTCAATCCCGCGCTGGGCGGCGGCTCATTGCTGGACCTGGGTATCTACCCGCTGTCGATCGCGGCCTACTTCCTCGGCCCCGTGAAGGCGGTGCAGGCCGTGGGCCAGGTCGGCCCGACAGGCGTGGACCTGCAATGCACCTTCGCACTCCAGCACGAGAACGGCAGCCTGGCCGCCGGTACGGCCAGCCTGGCCGCGCGCACGCCGGCCGAGTTCACGGTATGCGGCAGCCAGGGCTTCGTGCGCCTGCACGGCCGTTTCCACAACACGGAAGAATTGACGGTGGAATTGCACGATGGCAGCCGCCGTACGCAGCGCCTGCCGCGCATCGGCAACGGCTATGCGCACGAGATCATCGAAGTGAACCGCTGCCTGCGCGCGGGACTGACTGAAAGCCCCGTGATGCCGCTCGATGAAACGCTGGCGCTGATGGGCGTGCTGGACGAGATGCGGCGGCAGATCGGCGTCGTGTACGACGCCGACCGCTGA
- the tgt gene encoding tRNA guanosine(34) transglycosylase Tgt, which translates to MLEFKLIKTDTTGLTKARRGTLKLNHGVVQTPIFMPVGTYGSVKAMSPLELKEIGAQIILGNTFHLWLRPGNAVMGKFGGLHKFMGWDKPILTDSGGFQVFSLGEMRKITEEGVHFNSPINGDKLFLSPEISMQIQRVLNSDIVMQFDECTPYEIDGRPATLEEAAKSMRMSLRWAQRSMNEFKAGENPNALFGIVQGGMFESLRDESLAGLEEIDFPGLAIGGLSVGEPKEDMMRVLEHIGPRLPANKPHYLMGVGTPEDLVAGVSNGVDMFDCVMPTRNARNGWIFTRFGDIKIKNARYKEDTEPFDATCSCYACRNFSRAYLHHLHRAQEILGARLNTIHNLHFYLDIMQQMRDALDEDRFPEWVKQFHADRARGV; encoded by the coding sequence ATGCTGGAATTCAAACTGATCAAGACCGATACCACCGGTCTGACGAAGGCGCGCCGCGGCACGCTGAAACTGAACCATGGCGTGGTGCAGACGCCGATCTTCATGCCGGTCGGCACCTACGGTTCCGTGAAGGCGATGTCGCCGCTGGAACTGAAGGAAATCGGCGCCCAGATCATCCTGGGCAATACCTTCCACCTGTGGCTGCGGCCCGGCAATGCCGTGATGGGCAAGTTCGGCGGCCTGCACAAGTTCATGGGCTGGGACAAGCCGATCCTGACCGACTCCGGCGGCTTCCAGGTGTTCTCGCTGGGCGAGATGCGCAAGATCACGGAAGAGGGCGTGCACTTCAACTCGCCCATCAATGGCGACAAGCTGTTCCTGTCCCCCGAGATCTCGATGCAGATCCAGCGCGTGCTGAATTCGGACATCGTGATGCAGTTCGACGAATGCACGCCGTATGAAATCGACGGCCGCCCGGCCACGCTGGAAGAAGCGGCGAAGTCGATGCGCATGTCGCTGCGCTGGGCCCAGCGCTCGATGAACGAGTTCAAGGCGGGCGAGAATCCCAACGCGCTGTTCGGCATCGTCCAGGGCGGCATGTTCGAGTCGCTGCGCGACGAATCGCTGGCCGGCCTGGAAGAGATCGATTTTCCCGGCCTGGCGATCGGCGGCCTGTCCGTCGGCGAGCCGAAGGAAGACATGATGCGCGTGCTCGAGCACATCGGCCCGCGCCTGCCGGCCAACAAGCCGCACTACCTGATGGGCGTGGGCACGCCGGAAGACCTGGTGGCCGGCGTCAGCAACGGCGTCGACATGTTCGACTGCGTCATGCCGACCCGCAATGCGCGCAACGGCTGGATCTTCACCCGCTTCGGCGACATCAAGATCAAGAATGCCCGCTACAAGGAAGATACCGAGCCGTTCGATGCCACCTGCTCGTGCTACGCCTGCCGGAACTTCTCGCGCGCCTACCTGCACCACCTGCACCGCGCGCAGGAAATCCTGGGGGCCCGGCTGAACACCATCCACAACCTGCACTTCTACCTGGACATCATGCAGCAGATGCGCGATGCGCTGGACGAGGACCGCTTCCCCGAATGGGTGAAGCAGTTCCATGCCGATCGCGCCCGCGGGGTGTGA